A stretch of Ipomoea triloba cultivar NCNSP0323 chromosome 11, ASM357664v1 DNA encodes these proteins:
- the LOC115996457 gene encoding putative late blight resistance protein homolog R1A-10 has product MAYAAVTSLKETLHLHFLQSQSQSQSSLPLLIYKPKMLSLHTNLSFLQEILEKSEIAYDDAGEMKDVEAEIRDAAFEAEERIEMELTTIYPAKGWMNRLACPFRLHGIFNEAVKQTDYLKEKLIKIQSEKQFTKGPSQRGLLHGSTSSQPADPECENNITGPSQRGLLQGSTSSQPADPERENNITLPHRQTQMAYAAVTSLKGTLYLHFLQSQPCFPLKDNQEIVNSLYENLGFLQKIPEKSEIAYNNSALKDLEAEMRDVAFEAEEMIEMELSNIYLQSSSIEACLLRLDGIFKQAVKQTDYLKKKLIEIQSEDQFAKGPSITGISLLGSTSLQPADPERENNITVSKFSKSSSKFDNRMVGCDKEFKMILRKLIRQQSAEQLQVVSIIGMGGIGKTTLAEKLYKNPSITSHFYKKAWVTVSQEYTVEKMLGCLIACVSGSSDYQSSNDQGRLAETLRKRLKDQRYLIVIDDIWSKEAWDKVQGCFPDDNNGSRILLTSRLREVAEYAASSGNSIINMPFLDANESWNLYCNVFGKTKFLLVFEQIGRDIVEKCKGLPLAITLVASLLSKTEEKVEKWKNVAKSVIGDSNGACSSVLSLSYNQLPHRAKACFLYFGVFPEDYEIPIKKLVKLWAAEGFFEAADNKNLEEVAMKCLQDLVDRSLVLVGKQSYNGTIKTIRMHDLLRDLCLSEARRENLLYVVHGAVAGPEKLPFDKRKSQHLFSKACPWISIKPESYYIEIRSKCFDKFHSLHSVDHVDFSIKVLCHFKLLRVVDMKLSFWNFEDKMLYMANLVHLRYLALSLSDKVGPLKLKLFEHWNMQSFIVRGCSVILDSSNAYAIWKMPLLRNLYVDGNHFMLEAAEVVHRNIETISWLRPRCCREDLFTRIPNLKKLGIQVQTKFENENSDGFYNFVHLGQLEKLSIKKWHLKLPDSGIPWATGFLPNLKNLKFFGTNLSWNDMRVIGMLPNLEVLKLVHACEDKEWEPSEGGFRQLKRLVIESRTLEDWNAMGDHFPVLQHLQLNYCDLLREIPIAFADINTLKLIQLRCCWDSVLTFAKRIQDEQRSYGNEALLVRSIHIRNTQPRK; this is encoded by the exons CCAGCAAAGGGTTGGATGAATCGTCTTGCTTGCCCCTTCAGGCTTCATGGAATCTTCAATGAAGCTGTAAAACAGACCGATTACCTCAAGGAGAAGTTGATTAAGATTCAAAGTGAAAAGCAGTTTACAAAGGGTCCATCACAAAGAGGACTACTACATGGTTCAACATCATCGCAGCCTGCTGATCCAGAATGCGAGAACAATATTACT GGTCCATCACAAAGAGGACTACTCCAGGGTTCAACATCATCGCAGCCTGCTGATCCAGAACGCGAGAACAATATTACT CTACCACATAGACAGACGCAAATGGCTTATGCTGCTGTAACTTCGCTTAAAGGAACACTTTATCTACACTTCTTGCAATCACAACCATGCTTCCCTCTTAAAGACAACCAAGAGATAGTTAATTCTCTCTATGAAAACCTTGGTTTCTTGCAAAAAATTCCTGAGAAATCTGAGATCGCCTATAATAATTCGGCACTGAAAGATTTAGAGGCAGAGATGAGAGATGTAGCGTTCGAAGCTGAAGAAATGATTGAGATGGAGTTGAGTAACATATACCTTCAATCAAGCAGCATAGAGGCTTGCCTCCTCAGGCTTGATGGAATCTTCAAGCAAGCAGTAAAACAGACTGATTACCTCAAGAAGAAGTTGATTGAGATTCAAAGTGAAGACCAGTTTGCAAAGGGTCCATCAATCACTGGCATTTCACTCCTTGGTTCAACATCATTGCAGCCTGCTGATCCAGAACGCGAGAATAATATCACTGTGAGTAAATTTTCCAAAAGCTCTTCAAAGTTTGATAATAGAATGGTTGGGTGCGACAAGGAATTCAAGATGATATTGCGTAAGCTGATCAGGCAACAATCAGCTGAGCAACTCCAAGTTGTATCAATCATTGGCATGGGAGGAATAGGCAAGACCACTTTAGCTGAGAAACTCTACAAGAATCCATCAATTACTTCTCATTTTTACAAGAAAGCATGGGTTACTGTATCCCAAGAGTATACCGTGGAGAAAATGCTTGGATGCCTTATTGCTTGTGTTAGTGGATCAAGTGATTATCAAAGCAGCAATGACCAAGGCAGATTAGCAGAAACGCTACGTAAACGCTTGAAGGATCAGAGATACTTGATAGTGATAGATGATATTTGGAGCAAAGAAGCTTGGGATAAAGTGCAAGGGTGCTTTCCAGATGATAATAATGGAAGTCGTATACTACTGACTTCTCGGCTTAGAGAGGTGGCTGAATATGCTGCTAGTTCAGGTAACTCTATCATTAACATGCCTTTCTTAGATGCCAATGAAAGTTGGAATCTCTACTGcaatgtgtttggtaaaacGAAATTTCTTTTGGTGTTTGAGCAAATTGGTAGAGACATAGTGGAGAAATGTAAAGGATTACCTCTAGCTATTACTTTAGTGGCTAGTCTTCTCTCCAAGACAGAGGAGAAGGTGGAAAAGTGGAAGAATGTTGCAAAAAGTGTAATTGGTGATTCTAATGGTGCATGTTCAAGTGTATTATCTTTGAGTTACAACCAATTACCACACCGGGCTAAAGCTTgctttctatattttggagtTTTTCCAGAGGATTATGAAATCCCTATAAAGAAGTTAGTTAAGTTGTGGGCAGCGGAGGGATTTTTCGAGGCAGCGGACAATAAGAATCTGGAGGAAGTGGCTATGAAATGCTTGCAAGATCTTGTTGATAGAAGTCTTGTTCTAGTTGGTAAGCAGAGTTACAATGGAACAATCAAAACAATTAGGATGCATGATCTCTTGCGAGACTTGTGCTTAAGTGAAGCTCGACGTGAAAATCTCTTGTATGTTGTTCATGGTGCTGTTGCTGGACCAGAAAAACTTCCATTTGACAAGAGGAAATCACAACACTTGTTTTCAAAAGCTTGTCCTTGGATAAGTATTAAACCTGAATCTTACTATATTGAAATTAGATCTAAGTGCTTTGACAAATTCCATTCCTTACACTCTGTTGATCATGTTGATTTCAGCATTAAGGTGCTTTGTCACTTCAAACTATTAAGAGTAGTAGACATGAAACTTAGTTTCTGGAACTTTGAAGATAAGATGCTATATATGGCAAATCTTGTTCACTTGAGATACTTAGCTTTGTCTCTAAGTGATAAAGTAGGTCCTCTTAAACTAAAGCTCTTCGAGCATTGGAATATGCAAAGTTTTATTGTCCGTGGATGTAGTGTTATATTGGATTCCTCTAATGCATATGCAATTTGGAAAATGCCATTGTTAAGGAATTTGTATGTTGACGGAAATCATTTTATGTTAGAGGCTGCGGAGGTTGTTCATAGAAACATAGAGACTATATCTTGGTTGCGTCCGAGGTGTTGCAGAGAGGATCTTTTTACAAGgattccaaatttaaaaaaattggggaTTCAAGTTCAAACgaaatttgaaaatgaaaattcagATGGTTTCTATAATTTTGTGCACTTGGGGCAGCTTGAGAAACTAAGCATCAAAAAGTGGCATCTCAAACTTCCGGATAGTGGCATCCCATGGGCAACTGGTTTTTTACCAAATCTTAAGAATCTCAAATTCTTCGGGACTAATTTGTCATGGAATGATATGAGGGTTATTGGTATGTTGCCGAATCTAGAGGTTCTAAAATTGGTACATGCTTGCGAAGACAAAGAGTGGGAGCCATCTGAGGGAGGGTTCCGTCAATTGAAAAGATTGGTAATTGAAAGCCGGACTTTGGAAGATTGGAATGCTATGGGTGATCATTTCCCTGTGCTTCAACATTTACAGTTAAATTATTGCGATTTGTTGCGAGAGATCCCTATTGCGTTTGCCGATATTAACACACTTAAATTGATTCAATTAAGATGCTGTTGGGATTCCGTTTTGACTTTTGCAAAGCGTATTCAGGATGAGCAACGAAGCTATGGAAATGAAGCCCTCCTTGTTCGTTCTATACATATTCGG AATACACAACCACGAAAGTAA